A region of the Desertifilum tharense IPPAS B-1220 genome:
CGTGGGTTGCAAAGTGAACGATGCGGTATTCTCCCAACTGGGGACTGGTGGCTGCATCGCGGCTGGCTGCAAAACCAAAGGCGCGTCTGCTTTGCGATTTGGGGACGAGGGCTAAAATTTTTTCGGCTTCTTGACGGGTAAAGGGCAAGCGCTTCCAGGCTTGCTGAGATTGCTCTGTTGGGAAAGGTTCGAGATTTTTGTCCCTGGCGTGGTGGGTTGAAAGGTTCACCCGCTCGTCGTTTAAGCCAAATACTGGATCGGCTAATACTGCTAGGGCTTTGGTGGCGGGCGTTCGTCCGGCAAGTTCTCGGCGCAATACCCCCAGGGTGGAGGCAGAAGGCAGGCTCACCAGTTCGTGATTGACAATCAGGGGAATGGCGTCTTCGTCATTGTCGCCGGTTCCAGGGGTGGCTAGGGCTGCAAAGGGGATGTATTGTAAGGCTCCGTCGCTCACCACAAGCAAGCGTTTGTCCCCCAGTTTGTGGGCAACGGGTGCTAGGAGTAAGTCGCTGAGGGTTTTGGCGACTTGTTGCGTCCGATAGCGGCGAATTCTTAAGCTGGGAATGGTTAATAGGTTGCGAAACTCTAGGGCGACTTGTTCGATTTCGGCGCGGGGGGGGAGTTCGTAACTGCTGATTTCTGTAGGCGTCACAACCCACAAATAGCTGCGTTCTTGACCGAGGGAGTATTCTAGCAAAACGGTTTCGGAGTCGAGGACTTGTTGCTGAATTTCTGCCAGGGTGAGGGGTTGCGGTTGTGTCAGGGCGGCGTAGCGGGGGCTGATTTGGCGGATGTTGGCTTGCAGGGTGGCGTATTGGGTTTCGAGTTGTTGAATTTTTTGGTTGATTTGGGCGGCTTGTTCGGAGTTCTGCTGGCTGCTGAGGAGTTGAATGCGGGTTTCTTCTAATGCGCCGAGTTGTTGCTGGAGTTGTTGCTGTTGCGCCAGGAGTTGGGGATCGATTCCCGATCGAATGTCGGCGTTGGCTTCGGTGAGGATTTCTAGGAGCGATCGCGCTCTGGCTCGTTCGCTGGCTTGCAGGGCTTTGGCATCATATCCGAGATCGGGGTTTTGTTGGTGCAGTTGCATCAACAGGTCGATATAAAACTCGTAATAGTCTTGTTTGGACGCAAAGAAGGAAGTGCGGAGTTCTTGGCTGCTAACTTTGGTTCGCAGGTCTTCAATAATGGTTAAGGCGGATTCAATTTGTGCGAGGGCTGGTTCAAATTCTCCCTGCTGGCGCTGAACTTGGGCGATTCTAAATAGGGTTAAGGCTTCTTTGGCGCGATCGCCCACTGCTCGTCTTAAGGGCAGGGCTTGATTATAATAGGCGATCGCTTTGACCAGATCGCCAGAGTTGGCATAAACGTAACCCATATTATTTAAGGTACTGGCTTCTCCGCCAATATCGCTGGCTTGTTGCCACAGAGCTAAGGCTTGGTTATAGGTGGTTAGGGCTTGTTGAAATTCGGCTGAGTTGGCATAGACATAACCGATATTATTTAAGGTACTGGCTTCGCCGCGAGCATCCCCCACTTCTCGCCACAGGGCTAAGGCTTGTTGGTAAGACTCTAGGGCTTTTTGGTAATCTCCCAAGGCATCGTAAAATAGGCCGATATTATTGAGGGTGCGGGCAACTCCGGCAATATCTTCGATGGCTTGATATAAGGGGAGAGCTTGGTTATAGGATTCTAAGGCTTGGTTGAAGTCGCCTAAGCTGTCATAGAGAACGCCAATATTATTTAAGCTGGTGGCTTCTCCTTGACGGTCTTCCACTTCGCGCCATAGGGGTAAGGCTTGCTTGTAGACATCCAGCGCCCTTTGATACTCTCCCAAGGCACTGTAAACTACGCCCATGTTATTGAGGGTATAGGCTTCGCCACCGCGATCTTCGGCGTCTTGGTAAAGGGGGAGGGCTTCTTCATAGGCCACTAGGGCCTGTTGGCGATTGCCCAGGGCATTGTAGAGTAAACCCATCTGATTGAGCGTGTCTGCAACCCCGATGCGATCGCCTGCACTGCGATAGAGGGGTAAGGCTTGTTCGTAAGCTTTGAGAGCTGGTTGCAGTTCGCCCAAACTATTGTAGATTAAGCCCAAACCCGAAAGACTTAAGGCTGCTTGTCCGGCATTTCCGGCAGCGTTATAAAGTTTAAACGCAGTTTCTAAAGAGGGAATGGCGTCTCGCAATTCTCCCTGCTGTAATTGCTCAATTCCCCGCTCAAAAGCCCGATCCGCTTCGCTAACCTCTGGCGTTTGGGCAAGCCATAGGGTTTGGGAAATGCGCGGAAAAACCGTTTCAGTTTCAGCCGCCCTCGCCAGCGGAGGTGACAAAATCACACTCAGCAATAGCGTAGCGTTGAATAAGAGTCGGCGTCTATCGTTGAACTTCATAAAATCTGGCGGGTGAACAAGGACAGCTCGATCGAACATCCATCTTGGCAAAAGCGAGCAAGTTTTAGCTTCAAGCTGAATCGCAGTTTTCTGAGTGTGTCAGACCTCTGAAAACCGACAAAAGTGCCTCAAAATCGCAGCAAACCGATTGAGAAGTGATATGATTGATGTCCTGATTTGCCAAATATCAGCGCGAAAATAGGTGGTGTTTTGGCTTTAGCAGGACACCAGAGCAAACATGACTAAATTTCCGTCTTATCCGTCAGCTTGCCAACTTGCTCAATTGAGTTTATCTGTAGCGGCACTGACTGCACCCTGTATGGTAACTCCCGCCTCGGTAATGGCAAGCCCTTTTGAGCAAATGCCGATCGCCCAGGCGCAAGTTGAAGATAGCGTTACTGTAGCGCATCAGTGGATGCAGTCAATGGCCTTGCCAGAACGCTTTGCCCCTGAACCCCTTGCTAGCAGCCAAAATATTGAACTTGCACAGGTTCCCATCGCTCGCGGTTTAACGGTTGAAGAACTGCGGGGAACCGTCACGATTAATGGTCGAGTCGCTCAAGTGGGCGATCGCCTCAGCGCGATCGGCGATACGATTACCACAGGCCCCGGTTCCACCGCCCGATTGCGCTTTGATAGCAATATTGGGGTTGCAGAACTGGCTGAAAATACCACGGTGCGCGTTGAAGTCCTCACTGGAGGAACCGCACCCATTAGCGAATTATTTGTTACAGAAGGTCGAGTTCGCCTGTCTATTTCCCGCTTTGTCTCCCAAGGTTTCCTTCGCAGTGCTGGCGAGGAGAATCAATCGTGGGAAATTGCTAGTCTCGATCCACAAATCGCTTTTGCTGATGAATTAGCCCAAGCTTCGCAACAAACCGCCTCAGCCACAACTTCCCCCTTGCGCGTTCGTACTCCAGCGGGGGTTGCTGGCGTGCGCGGTACGTCCTTTGGCGTGAACGTGGGGCCGACTGGCAAGACGGGCGTTAGTACCCTTGATGGGGCAGTAGGAGCCAATGCAGAAGAGTTTGAAGTCTTGGTCAATCCAGGTTTTTCTTCTACAATTAGTCCCGGTCAGCCTCCCACAGCAGCCATTGAAACGCCGCGTTTGGCAACGTTGCGCGTCATTAATGCGACTCGCGTAGGGGTCAATAGCGTCCGCCTATCGGGTCAAGTCGATCCAATGGATACGGTGTTTGTCAATAATCGCCCCGTTCCTACGAATCCTGATGGTTCTTTTGATAGTTATGTTGAACCCGTGGGAGGTCGTCTCAGGGTGGTGGTTCGAGGGCCGGCGGTTCGCGAACGTCACTACACGATTATTACTCGTTAAGCGATCGCGGATGAAATCCGGCGCGATTCCCCTGACTCAGGGGGAATTTAAAGCGCATCACCATTCCCAAATTTGATTAGACCCTTTATTGCGGTTCTAAAGGTTCGGCTTGACCGGCATTGACTAAAGCTTGATACAGCATCGCCGCCACTTCAGCGCGAGTTGCCTCTTGTTGAGGGTTAAAGCGGTTGGGTTCGGGATGATTGACCAGAATACCCGCTTGAGTGGCAGCAGCGATCGCAGGTCTTGCATATTCGGGAATTTCTCCGGCGTCCTCAAACTGCCCTAGGGTTTCTTGGGGGTTCTGGGGAGGCTGCAATTGCAACCCGCTAGCTAATGCTAAACCTACTTGCAAGCGGGTAATCGGTTGATCGGGTCTAAAGGTGCGATCGGGATAACCTCTCAGAAATCCAGTTTGGGTACTGCTGCGGATGGAATCTAGCGCCCAATAGTCTTGTGCAATGTCGGTGTAAGCTTCTGGAGTGGGGGCGTCATCGGGGACAAAACTCCTTTGCAGCATGGTGGCAAATTCGGCGCGGGTTACGGGTCGATCGGGGCGATAGGTGCGATCGCGATAGCCCACAATAATATCCCGTTGCGATAGGGCGGCGATGAAGGGAACGGCCCAATAGCCTTCGGGAATATCGGTAAAGATTTGAGAAATGGGGGTGGGAGTCGGAGAAACCTCTGGAGAGGGAGTCGTCTCAACGGGTGCAACCACTGCCGGACGCGGAGACTCAGGGGTTGTTGGCACTCCCAAAGGAAGAGGCAGCACCCTTGGCGATGGAGAAGCCGTGGCGGCAGGCGTTGGCGTTCTGGGAACGACTGCGGCGCGAGGGTCAGCGGTGGGCGTGGGACGGGCTGCGGGTCTTTGGGGCGAAACAGTGGGCGTGCGGGGGTCTTGAAGCCCAGGCGCGAGGGGTTGTGGGGTCGCTTGTGGAGAAGCGGCCGGTAAGGCTCCAAGTAAAGGCCGATCGAGAAAACCACCGGGGCGATCGCCCTGGAGTAAAGCCCAGCCTAAAATCGTGCCAATGGTCGCAAACGCAATTAAAACACCTATCCAATCGTCAAATCCGAGGGGATTTCTGTTAGAAGGGTCAGAATTGGGTTCTGGTAAGTTGCTCATCAGTCTCCCTTGTCCGCTAACAGATTAATTTCACCCATTTTGGGGTAGTTCTATGCGAATCATGCTACAACTTCGCATTTTGAGCAAGA
Encoded here:
- a CDS encoding CHAT domain-containing protein, giving the protein MKFNDRRRLLFNATLLLSVILSPPLARAAETETVFPRISQTLWLAQTPEVSEADRAFERGIEQLQQGELRDAIPSLETAFKLYNAAGNAGQAALSLSGLGLIYNSLGELQPALKAYEQALPLYRSAGDRIGVADTLNQMGLLYNALGNRQQALVAYEEALPLYQDAEDRGGEAYTLNNMGVVYSALGEYQRALDVYKQALPLWREVEDRQGEATSLNNIGVLYDSLGDFNQALESYNQALPLYQAIEDIAGVARTLNNIGLFYDALGDYQKALESYQQALALWREVGDARGEASTLNNIGYVYANSAEFQQALTTYNQALALWQQASDIGGEASTLNNMGYVYANSGDLVKAIAYYNQALPLRRAVGDRAKEALTLFRIAQVQRQQGEFEPALAQIESALTIIEDLRTKVSSQELRTSFFASKQDYYEFYIDLLMQLHQQNPDLGYDAKALQASERARARSLLEILTEANADIRSGIDPQLLAQQQQLQQQLGALEETRIQLLSSQQNSEQAAQINQKIQQLETQYATLQANIRQISPRYAALTQPQPLTLAEIQQQVLDSETVLLEYSLGQERSYLWVVTPTEISSYELPPRAEIEQVALEFRNLLTIPSLRIRRYRTQQVAKTLSDLLLAPVAHKLGDKRLLVVSDGALQYIPFAALATPGTGDNDEDAIPLIVNHELVSLPSASTLGVLRRELAGRTPATKALAVLADPVFGLNDERVNLSTHHARDKNLEPFPTEQSQQAWKRLPFTRQEAEKILALVPKSQSRRAFGFAASRDAATSPQLGEYRIVHFATHGILDSQHPERSGLILSLVDEGGQPADGFLRLPEIFNLNLPAELIVLSACETGLGQEIRGEGLVGLTRGFMYAGAARIVVSLWSVDDEATASLMVDFYQRMLQSGLTPAAALRQAQIAMWEQQQWNAPYYWAGFTLQGEWQP
- a CDS encoding FecR domain-containing protein, which encodes MTKFPSYPSACQLAQLSLSVAALTAPCMVTPASVMASPFEQMPIAQAQVEDSVTVAHQWMQSMALPERFAPEPLASSQNIELAQVPIARGLTVEELRGTVTINGRVAQVGDRLSAIGDTITTGPGSTARLRFDSNIGVAELAENTTVRVEVLTGGTAPISELFVTEGRVRLSISRFVSQGFLRSAGEENQSWEIASLDPQIAFADELAQASQQTASATTSPLRVRTPAGVAGVRGTSFGVNVGPTGKTGVSTLDGAVGANAEEFEVLVNPGFSSTISPGQPPTAAIETPRLATLRVINATRVGVNSVRLSGQVDPMDTVFVNNRPVPTNPDGSFDSYVEPVGGRLRVVVRGPAVRERHYTIITR
- a CDS encoding S-layer homology domain-containing protein; translation: MSNLPEPNSDPSNRNPLGFDDWIGVLIAFATIGTILGWALLQGDRPGGFLDRPLLGALPAASPQATPQPLAPGLQDPRTPTVSPQRPAARPTPTADPRAAVVPRTPTPAATASPSPRVLPLPLGVPTTPESPRPAVVAPVETTPSPEVSPTPTPISQIFTDIPEGYWAVPFIAALSQRDIIVGYRDRTYRPDRPVTRAEFATMLQRSFVPDDAPTPEAYTDIAQDYWALDSIRSSTQTGFLRGYPDRTFRPDQPITRLQVGLALASGLQLQPPQNPQETLGQFEDAGEIPEYARPAIAAATQAGILVNHPEPNRFNPQQEATRAEVAAMLYQALVNAGQAEPLEPQ